Genomic DNA from Thermobifida alba:
GTGCAGACCCTGCGCGCCGCCGACTGGGCCGCCACCGACCCCGACGGGGTGCGCCGCATCCTGGCCGCCGAGACCCACTCCGGCGCCGAGGGGGTGGCCCGCGCCTACGCCGACGGCTTCCACACCGGGCTGCACCCCGACCTGTCCGACGAGCGGCTGGACCTGCTCGCCGCCCAGGAGGACTTCCTCCACCGGCACGGCTTCCTCGCCGAACGGGTCGACGTGCGCGCCTGGGCCGCCCACGAGCCGCTGGCCGCCGCCCGCGAGGCCCTCGCCCGCGCCACCCCCTGACCGACCGACCCCACGACCCGACACAACGAACCCGAGAGGAGACACCGAGCATGAGCGTCAAGGTCGGATACTTCCCCCACAACAACTCGCTGTTCGTCCTGCGCCACCGGGGCATCCTGGAGCGCTCCCTGCCCGACGTGGAGTGGGTCGACCTGCGCGACCTGCCGCAGGGGACGCGGCCCGACCCCACCCGCGGCCTGCCCACCGTGCACGCCGACCGCCTCTTCGACGGCGGCTACGACTTCATCGGCACCGGGTTCACCCCGCCGATCACCGCCCAGGGGCAGGGGCACGACATCGTCTACGTCGCGGTCTCCGGCCCCCGCCACGAGAACGGGCGCCTGCTGGTCAAGGCCGACTCCGACATCAAGGAGACGGCCGACCTGCGCGGCCGCCGCGTCGGCATCGCGCACGGCTCCTGGCAGACCACCCTGCTGCTGTTCGCCCTGGACCGGGCCGGCCTGTCCTGGAGCGACATCGTGCCCGTGGACACCGGGGTCGACGCCGCACAGCAGTTCCTCTCCGGCG
This window encodes:
- a CDS encoding ABC transporter substrate-binding protein, which gives rise to MSVKVGYFPHNNSLFVLRHRGILERSLPDVEWVDLRDLPQGTRPDPTRGLPTVHADRLFDGGYDFIGTGFTPPITAQGQGHDIVYVAVSGPRHENGRLLVKADSDIKETADLRGRRVGIAHGSWQTTLLLFALDRAGLSWSDIVPVDTGVDAAQQFLSGEIDAWVGSYPVLRAVEEQVATRDLVATEGLFSHRSLWFTRRDFAENNPEALAAIVNALQESDAWIRENPREAAALFVADAEKRGGPRADLDAWEHALRTRPFGLLPVTDEFVAEQQRAADLLHANGLLPRKVDVSSAVSPSVNALVPPIPGADAQ